One Candidatus Neomarinimicrobiota bacterium genomic region harbors:
- a CDS encoding tripartite tricarboxylate transporter permease has product MELLSNLGDGLSYIIGVIPILTIILGVTMGIIAGATPGLSPSMGVALLVPFTYAMTPTLALILLVAIYIAANYGGSITAVTINAPGTPSSVVTSFDGYPLTKKGKPGMALGVSLVASTIGGIVGTLILIFFSGPLAKVALKFHPAEYFALAIFGLTTVASLGGKNWIKAFIAAMFGLLINTIGIDPISGVSRFTFGLSFLYDGFVLIPALIGLFALSEIFKQLENGKFDSKAADSGKQKWPTFLEYWKLKLTILRSSVIGTIIGIFPGAGATIAAFISYDLTQKMSKTPEEFGKGSMEGVAAAEGANSSSVGGALIPLLTLGIPGSASTAVLIGALMIHDLTPGPQLFISSPDIIYGLLASLLLANIILLALGFFGSRLWIKVTTIPKRILFPIIFAV; this is encoded by the coding sequence ATGGAATTACTTTCAAATTTAGGTGATGGACTTTCATACATAATTGGAGTAATACCTATCCTTACAATTATTTTGGGTGTTACAATGGGTATTATAGCAGGGGCAACGCCGGGGCTTTCTCCTTCGATGGGAGTGGCATTACTAGTCCCCTTTACATATGCAATGACTCCAACTTTAGCACTGATTTTACTTGTCGCAATTTATATTGCTGCAAACTATGGCGGTTCCATTACAGCTGTAACAATCAATGCACCCGGCACTCCATCATCTGTAGTTACATCATTTGACGGATACCCATTAACTAAAAAAGGTAAACCGGGTATGGCACTTGGAGTATCTCTAGTAGCATCAACAATTGGAGGTATTGTAGGTACTCTAATATTAATATTTTTCTCAGGTCCGCTTGCAAAAGTCGCTTTGAAATTTCATCCGGCTGAGTATTTCGCCTTAGCGATATTCGGGCTCACCACAGTAGCATCACTTGGTGGAAAAAATTGGATCAAAGCATTTATTGCAGCAATGTTTGGACTACTGATTAATACTATAGGTATAGATCCGATTTCAGGAGTAAGCCGATTTACATTTGGGCTATCATTCTTATATGATGGATTCGTTTTGATACCTGCACTGATTGGTTTATTTGCATTAAGCGAAATATTTAAACAATTGGAAAACGGAAAATTTGACAGCAAAGCTGCTGATTCCGGTAAACAAAAATGGCCAACTTTCTTAGAATATTGGAAGTTAAAATTGACCATTTTGCGCTCTTCTGTTATAGGTACAATAATCGGGATATTCCCGGGAGCGGGGGCAACAATAGCTGCATTTATATCCTATGATTTGACTCAAAAAATGAGCAAAACACCTGAGGAGTTTGGAAAAGGTAGCATGGAAGGAGTAGCAGCTGCAGAAGGAGCAAACAGTAGTTCCGTTGGCGGTGCATTAATTCCATTATTGACATTAGGAATACCGGGCAGTGCCTCCACTGCCGTACTGATCGGAGCGTTAATGATTCACGATCTTACTCCCGGTCCGCAACTATTTATTTCTAGTCCTGACATTATTTATGGTTTACTTGCAAGCTTATTATTAGCAAATATTATTTTATTAGCTCTTGGATTCTTTGGCAGTCGATTATGGATTAAAGTAACTACAATTCCAAAACGTATATTATTCCCAATAATATTTGCTGT
- a CDS encoding tripartite tricarboxylate transporter substrate-binding protein, with protein sequence MVIKSTLKFCILFFLLFGIVFAGFPDKPIKIVVYTGPGGLIDITARKFASVADKYVDATFVVENKPGAGGIVALKKVLQAPEDGYNLYACTKSNIAKFIQVGGRDYVNALHWTAMLMADPECVLTNVENDIFEWNDIVNDALQNPGEQNWVGPAAGGLDHVTAMKIWDEYGMYAKWIPYKSGGKAIAALLGEQGVAYVGNPRDALGNPDLYIAAVSSDERLEAFPNAPTFAELGTTTLNNEYMWRGFALKAGTPPDVIEWYTNLFQQVTVDPDWKEFWEKGGIDVEFIGGDEFTDIVKQDVETFEYYLTKSEIISTSSNNGLSKYGEGTPLLILTIGLITVIGLAGYLIYKSSFSNTFGRIMVIGFFLLISIVFYLQSFIFPVSGEVGPAVVPRLWIFALVPLSLLLLVKTLRNKEGVEHAGPRVDIVLTFIGFLVVYLLVMNYVGYFLSTFVFMITGMIYLGYKNIKVMLITSATWIVFSYIIFYKILFVPLPLGKWFEGLF encoded by the coding sequence ATGGTGATTAAATCAACACTTAAATTTTGTATTTTATTTTTCCTCCTTTTCGGTATTGTGTTTGCGGGTTTCCCTGATAAACCTATCAAAATTGTTGTCTATACAGGTCCGGGCGGATTAATCGACATAACAGCTCGCAAATTTGCAAGTGTAGCGGATAAATACGTAGATGCGACATTTGTCGTTGAAAATAAACCCGGTGCCGGTGGAATTGTTGCATTGAAAAAGGTACTACAAGCTCCTGAAGACGGATACAATCTTTATGCTTGTACAAAATCAAATATTGCCAAATTCATTCAAGTAGGTGGTCGCGATTATGTAAATGCGCTGCATTGGACGGCAATGTTAATGGCTGATCCCGAATGCGTTTTGACAAATGTAGAAAATGATATTTTTGAATGGAATGATATTGTCAATGATGCATTACAAAATCCCGGAGAACAGAATTGGGTGGGACCAGCAGCTGGTGGATTAGATCATGTAACCGCTATGAAAATATGGGATGAATATGGTATGTATGCCAAATGGATTCCATACAAAAGTGGTGGAAAAGCAATTGCTGCTTTACTTGGTGAGCAGGGAGTTGCTTATGTTGGTAATCCACGCGATGCTCTTGGTAACCCTGATTTGTACATTGCTGCAGTTTCAAGTGATGAGAGGTTAGAAGCTTTCCCTAATGCACCAACTTTCGCTGAACTTGGTACGACTACACTAAACAATGAATATATGTGGCGTGGGTTTGCCCTAAAAGCAGGAACACCACCTGATGTTATTGAATGGTATACTAACCTATTCCAACAAGTTACAGTAGATCCTGATTGGAAAGAATTTTGGGAAAAGGGCGGTATTGATGTTGAATTCATTGGCGGTGATGAGTTTACTGATATTGTTAAGCAGGATGTTGAAACATTCGAATATTATCTAACGAAGTCGGAGATTATTTCTACTTCTAGTAATAACGGGTTAAGTAAATATGGAGAGGGGACCCCTTTATTAATTTTAACCATAGGTTTGATTACTGTCATTGGTTTAGCGGGATACTTGATATATAAATCATCGTTCTCAAATACTTTTGGCAGGATAATGGTAATTGGCTTTTTCCTATTAATTTCAATAGTATTTTATCTACAATCTTTCATTTTTCCGGTGAGTGGTGAAGTTGGACCAGCTGTTGTTCCTCGTTTATGGATATTTGCCTTAGTTCCACTTTCTCTTTTACTATTAGTAAAAACGTTAAGGAATAAAGAGGGTGTAGAGCACGCAGGACCGAGAGTTGATATTGTTCTAACATTTATTGGCTTCCTTGTAGTTTATTTATTAGTGATGAATTATGTCGGGTATTTCCTAAGCACTTTTGTTTTTATGATTACCGGAATGATTTATTTAGGTTATAAGAATATAAAAGTAATGCTCATTACATCTGCAACATGGATTGTGTTTTCATATATCATTTTCTATAAGATATTATTTGTACCGCTTCCGCTTGGTAAGTGGTTTGAGGGATTATTCTAA
- a CDS encoding CYTH domain-containing protein, whose translation MTQEIERKFLVKDSLPQDMEGTTLRQGYLQPQKERAVRIRTVETSAGKKGVLTIKGMGDKSGTSRYEFETEISVSDADHLLTLCDQPLIEKTRYKYEYGGLIWEVDEFHGVNDGLIIAEVELESEDQQFNKPDFVGDEVTGQVKYYNMMLLKNPYTTW comes from the coding sequence ATGACGCAAGAGATCGAACGCAAGTTCCTGGTAAAGGATAGTCTACCTCAAGATATGGAGGGGACGACACTGCGCCAGGGCTATCTCCAGCCGCAGAAGGAACGTGCTGTCCGCATCAGGACTGTAGAGACATCGGCCGGGAAGAAGGGTGTTTTAACCATAAAAGGGATGGGCGATAAGAGCGGCACCAGCCGTTATGAATTTGAGACGGAGATATCGGTATCAGATGCGGATCATCTGTTGACACTCTGTGATCAACCTTTAATTGAAAAGACACGATATAAATATGAATACGGTGGGCTTATTTGGGAAGTGGACGAATTTCACGGTGTAAATGATGGTCTAATTATTGCTGAGGTTGAGCTGGAAAGTGAAGATCAACAGTTCAATAAACCGGATTTTGTGGGTGATGAGGTGACCGGGCAGGTAAAGTATTATAATATGATGCTTTTGAAAAATCCTTATACAACCTGGTAA